Genomic window (Sphingomonas sp. S1-29):
ACGACCAATGAAGAAGGGCTTGTCTGATGGACCCCACACGCACGCAATATCAAAGCAAAGACCTGCCGACCTCGCGCGCACTGCACGTCAGCGTCACCAGCGCCGAAGTGACCGCGATGTGCGCCAAGCACAAATGCACGATCAGCGCGATCGAAGAACTGGCATCGGGCGGCACCCGCGTCGTGATGATGAACGGCGATGACGCCGCGGTGATCCGCAAGGCCTATGGCAAGAAAGTGCTGTCGGGCCCGGTCACGCGCACGCGCTGGCTGCAGACCTGAGCTGAGGCCTTACCCGTTCGGCGCTGCGGCGCCGGACGGTCAGGCGGTCTTGAGCATGTGGCGGATGAAGCCGATCAGGCCGGTCTGGCGCGATCGCTTCAGCCGCTCGGCGGCCAGGATCGTGCGGACGCTTTCGAAGCATTTTTCGACATCGTCGTTGACCAGCACATAGTCATAGCCGTCCCAATGGCTGACCTCGCCCGCGGCGCGCGCCATGCGTGCGTCGATCACCTCGATCGGATCGGTCGCGCGGTTGAGCAGCCGCTGGTGCAGTTCCTCCATCGAGGGCGGCAGGATGAACACGCGCACCACATCGCCGCCGGCGATCTGGAAGAGCTGCTGCGCGCCCTGCCAATCGATGTCGAACAACACGTCGCGGCCCGAGGCCAGGATTTCCTCGACCTGCGCGCGCGGCGTGCCGTAGCGGTGGTTGAAGACATGCGCCCATTCGAGGAACGCATGGTCGGCGACCATTTCGCGGAAGCGCTCGAGATCGACGAACTGATAGTCGCGCCCCTCGACCTCGCCCGGGCGCATCTGCCGGGTGGTGGCCGATACCGACATCCGAAGATCGGGGTCGGCGGCGAGCAATTTGCGGGCGATGGTCGACTTGCCGGCGCCCGAGGGCGAGGACAGGACGAACAATACGCCGCGCCGTTTGAAGCCATGCGGGTCGGATTCGATCGTGTGCGCCATGCCCGCCTTTGGGACGGGCATGGCGCCTGCGTCAAGTCGGGCGGACGTTACAGCGGTCGCGTCGGGCCCTTGCGACGATCATAGGCCTTCTTGGCGACATAGGCGCCGCCCAGGACCATGCCGAGCGGCCCCATGCGGCGAAGCGCGCTGGCGGCGACCATGCCGATCGCGGCGCCCTTCATGCCGCCTGAGCCGTCGCGGCGATCGATTTCACGCCCGACCAATGCGCCGATGATGCTGCGAATCATGCTTTTTCCTCCGAACCGGTGATGGCGTCGAACGCCTGGCCGATACCGTAGAGCACCGCCCAGCCGATCGCATAGGTCGCGACGATGGGGATCGCGACCTTGAGCACGTTGGCGCTGATCGCGCCGATGACCGCGCCGTCGCCGACGCCGTCGTCGCCGCTCATCCCGTCGATTGCCGCGCCGACCAGCGCGCCGATGGTGGTTCCACCCATGATGATATTCTCCCCGCGTTTCGTGGAGGAAGAACCCGGATCGGGGCGCGGGGTTCCATCGGGCGGGGTTGGAGTGCGCGGTGGCGCTTCTCCCCTCCCTGGAAGGGAGGGGTCGGGGGTGGGTGGGTTCCTGGCGATACGGTTGCCGCCTGCGACCGGGCGGCCGTAGCGTGAGCACTCGACCCACCCCCATGCCCTCCCTTTCAGGGAGGGGGGTTTTAGCGGCCCGTCATCTCCTCGGGCCGTACCAGCCGGTCGAAGGTCGCTTCGTCGACCAGCCCCAGCGCCAGCCCTGCCGCCTTCAGCGTCAGCCCCTCCTCGTGCGCGTGCTTGGCGATCCTCGCCGAAGCGTCGTATCCGATCTCGGGCGCCAGCGCGGTCACCAGCATCAGCGAGCGGTCGACCAGTTCGGCGATCCGACCCTCGTTCGCCTCGAGCCCCTCGACGCAGCGCTGCGAGAAGCTCGCCATGCCGACGGCGAGCAGGTCGATCGATCGCAGCACCGCCGCGCCGATCAGCGGCTTGAACACGTTGAGTTCGAGATGCCCCTGCAGCCCGCCGACGGTGACCGCCATGTGATTGCCGATCACCTGGCCCGCGACCATCGTCAGCATCTCGCACTGGGTAGGGTTGACCTTGCCCGGCATGATCGAGCTGCCGGGTTCGTTGGCGGGCAGGTCGAGCTCGCCCAGCCCCGAGCGCGGGCCGCTGCCGAGCAGGCGGATGTCGTTGGCGATCTTGGTCAGCGCGACCGCGAGCGTGTTGAGCGCGCCCGACAGGTGGACCAGCGCATCGTTCGACGCCAGCGCCTCGAACTTGTTGGGTGCGGGCACGAAGGGCAGCCCGGTGAGCGCCGATAGTTCGTTGGCCATCGACTGGTCGAACTTCTTGGGGGCGTTGAGCCCGGTGCCGACGGCGGTGCCGCCCTGCGCCAGCTTCATCACGCCGTGCGCGACTGCTTCCTCGATCCGGTTGCGGCAGGCGTTCAACTGCGCGGCATAGCCCGAAAATTCCTGTCCCAGCGTGAGCGGGGTCGCGTCCTGCAAATGGGTGCGGCCGATCTTGACGATGCCGTCCCATGCCGCCGCCTTGGCGGTGATTGCCGCCGCCAGCCGGTCGAGCGCGGGGAAAAGATGATCGTAGGCGGCGCGCGCGGCGGCGACGTGGAGCGCGGTGGGGAAGCTGTCGTTCGACGACTGCCCGCGATTGACGTCGTCATTGGGATGCACCGGCTGCTTGCCGCCGCGATTGCCGGTGAGGATCTCGTTCGCGCGCCCGGCGATCACCTCGTTGACGTTCATGTTGGTCTGGGTGCCGCTGCCGGTCTGCCAGATGACCAGCGGGAACTGGTCGTCATGCGTGCCCGCGACGATCTCGGTCGCCGCCTGTTCGATCGCGTCGACCTTTTCGCGGTCGAGGCCGTGGTGGCGGTTCACCCGCGCAGCAGCGTGCTTCACCATCGCCATCGCATGGACGATGCCGAGCGGCATCCGTTCCTGCGCGCCGAAGGGGAAATTCTCGATCGAGCGCTGGGTCTGCGCGCCCCAATAGGCGTCGGCGGGAACAGCGATCGCGCCGATCGAATCGGTTTCTTGGCGGGTCTGGGTCATGCGCGGACAACCGATCGCGCGCGATCGGGTTGCGCTTCAGCCAAGCCGCTTGCGCAGAAAGATGCGCGATTCGCCGGGGGGATAGTCGTCGAGCCGCGCGAAAGGCTCGTAGCCCAGCCGCTCGTAAAAGCCCTGCGCCTGGAAGCTGAAGGTGTCGAGCCAGACGCCGACGCAGCCGCTGCTAAGCGCTTCGCCTTCTGCGGCGCGCATCAGCCGGGTGCCGATCCCCTGCCCGCGCATCATCGGCGGCAGCGCGAGATATTGGACGAAGAGCCAGCGATAGGCGATGCGGCCCCACAGTCCGCCGACGATCGCGCCTGAATCGTCGCGCACGGTAACGGCAACCAGCCTCTGCTCGATCGGTGGGCCGGCCTGGTCGTTATAGGCGCTGAGCGCGGCGAGAATCGCCTCGCGCTCGGCATCGCCGGGCGTTTGCGCGACTTCGATCGACGTGGGCGTCACTTCTTGCGCTTGAAATCCACTGCGACGACGTTCGAGCCGTCTTCGATCGGCTTGGCGTCGGCGGGGTCGTTTTCGGCGGGCTCGTGCGGCTCGGGACCCTCGGGCTCTTCGGCGGCCTGGAAGCGCAACTCGAAATTGACCGCGGGATCGTGGAAGCCGGTGATCGCCGAATAGGGAATGACGAGCATCGAGGGCACCTGCCCGAAGCTGAGGCCGACCGAGAAGCGGTTGTCGTCGACCGTCAGGTCCCAGTAGCGATGCTGGATGACGATCGTCATCTCGTCGGGAAAACGCTCGATCAGCCGCTGCGGGATGTCGACGCCGGGCGCGGTGGTCTTGAAGGTGATGTAGAAATGATGGTCGCCGGGCAACCCGCCCGACGAGGCGACCGATCCGAGCACCCGGCCGACCACGGCGCGGAGCGCTTCCTGCACGATTTCGTCATAGGGAATCATGCTGTCTGGTAGGGTGCCGGTCATAGGCTCTTAGCTAGAGCGAAATGGCGGGGGGTCAAGCGGGCGCGACGCCGGGGCGGTGATTGCATGGGGCGCACGACGCGCTATGTGCCCATCCATGCGCACCGCCCATATCTCAAGAAACACTTCCGAAACCGCGATCGACGTCGCGGTGAACCTCGACGGCACCGGGGTGTACGACATCTCGACCGGCGTCGGCTTCTTCGATCACATGCTCGAACAGCTTTCGCGCCATTCGCTGATCGACATCGAATTGCACGCCAAGGGCGACCTGCATATCGACCAGCACCACACCGTCGAGGATTCGGCGCTGGCGCTGGGCGAGGCGGTGGCCAAGGCGCTGGGCGACAAGCGCGGCATCCGCCGCTATGCCGACGCGCTGTCGCCGATGGACGAGGCGCTGGTGCGCGTCGCAATCGATATTTCGGGCCGGCCCTGGCTGGTGTGGAAGACCGCCTTCACGCAGACGCGGCTGGGCGAGATGGATACCGAGCTGTTCCAGCACTGGTTCCACAGCTTCGCGCAGACCGCGGGGCTGACGCTGCACGTCGAGACGCTGTACGGAGAGAACAACCACCACATCATCGAGGCGGCGTATAAGGGCCTGGCCCGCGCGCTGCGCGAAGCGGTCGAGATCGACCCGCGCAAGGCCGATACCATCCCATCGACCAAGGGCACGCTGTGAGCGAGACGATGATCCGCCCCGGCGCGCCGATGTGCCTGGTGCTGCTCAGCTATGTGCGCCCGATCGAGGAGGTCGACGCGCAGATGGCGGCGCATGTCGCGTTCCTGGCCGATGCGTTCGAGCAGGGCGTGCTGGTGATCGCGGGCCGCCGTGTACCGCGCACCGGCGGCGTGCTGCTGTTTCGCGGCGAGCCCGATGCGGTCGAAGCGGTGGCGGCGACCGATCCGTTCGTCACCTCGGGCGTGGCGACATTCGAGGTGGTGGCGTTCACCGCGAGCATGGCGGCGGCGGAGATGGCGGGAGTGTTCGCGTGAGCGGCATATTCCCCCCTCCCGCTTGCGGGAGGGGTCGGGGGAGGGCCTGTCTTTGCATTGGCCGCACCCTGGAGACATGCCCTCCCCTAACCCCTCCCGCAAGCGGGAGGGGGATTTGAGCGTCGCTCTTATCGACTATGGCGCGGGCAATCTGCATTCGGTGCATAATGCGCTAAAGGCCGCAGGTGCGACCAACATCGCGCTCACCGCCGATCCCGACGCCATCCGCCGCGCCGATCGGATCGTGCTGCCCGGCGTCGGCGCGTTTGCCGCTTGCGCCGATGGCCTGCGCGCGCTGCCGGGCATGGTCGAGGCGATCGAGGAGCGCGCGCTTCGGGGCGGCGTGCCGTTCCTGGGGATTTGCGTCGGCATGCAACTGATGGCGACCACCGGCGAGGAAATGGGCGTCCATGCCGGGCTTGGCTGGATCAAGGGGAGCGTGCGGCTGCTGCCCGCTTCGCCCGACGTGCGCGTGCCGCATATGGGCTGGAACGACGTGATGCCGACCCACGCGCATCCGCTGATCGAACCCGGCGAGGCCTATTTCCTGCACAGCTATGCGTTCGACGGTGCCGATGTGCTCGCCACTACGCAGCATGGCGGGCCGGTGACCGCGGCGATCGGGCGCGACAATCTGATCGGTATCCAGTTCCACCCAGAAAAGAGCCAGCGCTATGGCATCGCGCTGCTCGAGAGGTTTCTTGCATGGCGTCCCTGACGATTTTCCCCGCGATCGACCTCAAGGCGGGCCAGGTCGTTCGGCTGGCCGAGGGCGATATGGACCGTGCGACGGTGTATGGCGACGATCCGGCGGCGCAGGCACGCGCCTTTGCCGATGCCGGGGCGGATCATCTGCATGTCGTCGATCTCGATGGCGCATTTGCCGGCGGATCGGTGAATGGCGATGCGGTGCGCGGCGTGGTCGCTGCGTTTCCGGGGCGGGTGCAATTGGGCGGCGGCATTCGCGACATGGCGGCGGTCGAGGGCTGGCTGAAGCTCGGCGTCGCGCGGGTGGTGATCGGCACCGCCGCGCTCAAGGACCCGGAGTTCGTTAAGCGCGCGGCGGCGGCGCATCCGGGGCGGATCGTCGTCGCGGTCGATGCGCGCGACGGGATGGTCGCGACCGCGGGTTGGGCCGATGTGTCGGACGTCACCGTCGTCGATCTGGCGCGGCGCTTCGAGGATGCGGGGGTGGCGGCGTTGCTGTTCACCGATGTCGGGCGCGATGGGATGCTCAAGGGCTGCAACGTCGAGGCGACGGTGGCGCTGGCGCGCGCGGTGGCGATTCCGGTGATCGCCAGCGGCGGAGTCGCGGGGATCGAGGATATCGCGGCGTTGGTGGGGCATGTCGGCGACGGGGTCGAGGGGGTGATTACCGGGCGGGCGCTGTATGACGGGCGGCTCGATCTGGCGGCGGCGATCGCGATGGCGTGCGCATGAGGGACGCGCCCCTCCCCCGTTCGTTTCGAGCGAAGTCGAGAAACGGGATTGTGTGCCTGCGTGGCGGTTTCTCGACTTCGCTCGAAACGAACGGCCTTGGCCTGGGTACCGCACGATGACCGTTCGCGCGCGCGTCATTCCCTGTCTCGACGTCGCCAATGGCCGTGTCGTGAAAGGCGTCAACTTTGTCGACCTGCGCGATGCGGGCGATCCGGTCGAGCAGGCGCGCGCCTATGACGCTGCCGGCGCCGACGAACTCTGCTTCCTCGACATCACCGCCAGCCATGAGGCACGCGGCACGATCCTCGACGTGGTGCGGCGCACCGCCGAGGTGTGCTTCATGCCGCTCACCGTCGGCGGCGGGGTGCGGTCGGCCGAGGATGCGCGCGCGCTGCTGCTGGCGGGGGCGGACAAGGTCGCGGTCAACTCGGCGGCGGTGTCGCGGCCCGAAGTGGTTTCGGACATCGCGGCGCGCTTCGGCAGCCAGTGCGTCGTCGCCTCGGTCGACGCGCGGCGCAGCGGCGATGGGTGGGAGGTGTTCACGCATGGCGGGCGCAAGGCGACCGGGATCGACGCGATCGAACATGCGGTTCGCCTGGCCGAACTTGGCGCTGGCGAATTGCTCGTCACGTCGATGGACCGCGACGGTACGCGCGGCGGCTATGACCTCGACCTGATCCGCGCGATCGCGCAGCGGGTGCGGGTGCCGGTGGTGGCGAGCGGCGGGGTCGGCGGGCTGGGTGATCTGGTCGCCGGAATCCGCGACGGCGGCGCGAGCGCGGTGCTGGCGGCGTCGATCTTCCATTTTGGCGAGGCGAGCATCGCCGACGCGCATGCGGCGCTGGCGGCGGCGGGAATCCCGGTGCGGCGGCCGGTTAACGCTTTGGCGTGAAGCTGGGTGGTAAGGCGTGGTATGGACCTGTTGCGCCTTGCCATCCTCATCCTGTTCGCCGCCCCCGGCTTTGCCGCGCATACCGGGGTGACGCGGCGCAACGGCTTTTCGCTGTCGGACGCGGCGATCTTCGGAATCGTCGTGATCGGCCTGTGGCTGGCGCAGCGCGCGATGCGGCGACGCCATCGCAAGGCCGACGACAGCCGCGAGGATTGACACCCTGCGCGGTGCGCGCGAAGCCCCGCAGCATGGCCTTTACCGACCCCCTCGACGCGCTCGAAGCCGTCATCCGCAGCCGCCGCGGCACCGATCCGGGCGCTAGCTACACCGCATCCTTGTTCGCCAAGGGCCGCCCCAAGATCGCGCAGAAGCTGGGCGAGGAAGCCGTCGAGGCGGTGATCGCGGCGGTGCGCGGCGACCGCGCCGAACTTGTCGGCGAGGCCGCCGATGTGCTGTTCCATTTGCTGGTGGTGCTGGTCGATGCCGGGCTGACGCTCGACGATGTGCGCGCCGAGCTTTCCAAGCGCGAGGGCGTGTCGGGGCTGGTCGAGAAGGCTGCGCGGCCGAAGGTTGCGGCGGTCGTGGAGCCCGTGGCCGAGCCTGTAGCGGAACCGGTCGTGCAATCGGCGGCGGCCGACACCGTCGAAGCTTCGTCGCCGCTCCCGCTGTCGGGGGGAAGCGGGACGGGGACCATTCGCGATATCAACAAGTCCAGCGATCGGGAACAGGCGCTCCCCCGGCCCCTCCCGCAAGCGGGCGGGGGATTCTGATGCCGATCGACGCGACGCAGCCCTATGACGACGGCAACATCTTCGCGCGGATCCTGCGCGGCGAGATCCCTGCCAAGAAGGTGTATGAGGACGAACACGCCTTCGCCTTTCACGACATCAACCCGCAAGCGCCGCATCATGTGCTGGTGATCCCCAAGGGGCGCTATGTCTCGTGGGACGATTTCAGCGCGACCGCCGATGACGCGGCGATCGCGGGCTTCGTCCGCGCGGTGGGGCTGGTCGCGCGCGAGGCGGGGCTGGTGGCGCCGGGATATCGGTTGCTCGCCAATGTCGGGCAGGATGCGCATCAGGAAGTGCCGCATCTGCATGTGCATATCTTCGCCGGGCGGAAATTGGGGCCGATGCTGGCGGGGTGAGCTTCGGCTTGGTTGCGGCACGTGGCTTACAGACCCTCACCCTTCCGCGGCTCCGCCGCTCCCTCCCTCTCCCGCTTGCGGGAGAGGGAGGAGGCGCGAAGGCGCCGATAGGGTGAGGGGGTGCCCTGGCGAACTATACCCCCGACAAGCCCTCACCCTTCCGCCGCTGCGCGGCTCCCTCCCTCTCCCGCGAGCGGGAGAGGGACATTGTGGCGACAAGAGGGATTGCACGGGGCGCAATAGCCACTAGGCTCGCGCCTTTCTTGGATCGGGCGACACGGCAAGGGCCGGTCGCCACCCTTGGGGGAAATAGCTTCATGAAGTTTGGGCGCGTAAAGCCACTCGACGCCATCCTGGCGACGGCGAAAGCCAAATCGCTCGAGCCCACGCTGGGCTGGTTCCAGCTGACGCTGTTCGGCATCGGCTGCGTCATCGGCACGGGCATTTTCGTGCTCACCTCGGCGGGCGCGCAAAAGGCGGGGCCGGGCTTGATGCTCGCCTTCGCGATCGCGGGACTGATCTGCATCGTCGCGGCGCTTTGCTATGCCGAGATCGCAGCGATGATCCCGGTCGCGGGATCGGCTTACACCTATACCTATTCGGTGATGGGCGAATTGCTCGCCTGGACGGTCGGCTGGGCGCTGGTGCTCGAATATGCCGTCGCCGCCAGCGCGGTCGCGGTGGGGTGGTCGGGATATTTCTCAGGCACCATCCTCAACCAGTTTTTCGGCATACAATTGCCGGCATGGCTGGCGGGCGGTCCGCTGGCGCTGGGCGGCGTCCCCGGCGGGTTCATCAACTTGCCCGCGGTGGTGATCGCCGGGCTGGTCACCTGGCTGCTGATGATCGGCACCAATGAATCGGCCAAGGTCAATGCGGTGCTGGTGGCAATCAAGGTCACCGCGCTCACGGTATTTATCGTGTTGACGCTGCCGGAGTCCGAAATGGCCAATTTCAACCCGTTCCTACCTGCGGGCGTGTTCGGCGGCTTCGGTTCGGGCGTCGGCGCGGTCGGTGCCGCAGCGACGATCTTCTTCGCCTATGTCGGCTTCGACGCGGTTTCGACCGCCGCCGAAGAGACCAAGGACCCGCAGCGCAACGTGCCGATCGGGCTGATCGGGTCGCTGGGCTTCTGCACCGTCTTCTACATTCTGGTCGCCGCCGGCGCGATCGGCACGATCGGCGGCCAGCCGATCATGGGTCCGGGCGGCGTCCCCTTCCCCGCCGGATCGGAAGCGCTCGCGCAGCAATGCGCGCTGCCGCAATATGCCGACATGCTGGTCTGCTCGAACGAAGCACTGGCGCATGTGCTGCGGATGATCGGCTTCTCGACCGTCGGCAACCTGCTGGGGATCGCGGCGTTCGTCGCGCTGCCGTCGGTGATCCTGATCCTGTTGTTCGGCCAGACGCGCATCTTCTTCGTGATGTCGCGCGACGGCCTGCTGCCCGAGAGCCTGTCGAAGATCCACCCGAAGTGGAAGACGCCGTACATCGTGACGGCGATCACCGGTGCGGTCGTGGCGTTCGCCGCGGCGTTCCTGCCGGTGGGCCAGCTTGCCGATATCGCCAATGCGGGGACGCTCTATGCCTTCGCGATGGTCGCAGTAGCGGTGATGATGCTGCGCAAGTCGGAGCCTACGCGCGAGCGCAAGTTCCGCGTGCCCGCGCTGTGGCTGGTGGGGCCGGCGACGATCGCGGGCTGTATCTTCCTGTTCCTGAACCTGCCGTTCGAGGCGATGATCGTCTTGCCGGCTTGGGGCGCGATCGGGCTCGTGATTTATTATCTGTATGGCTATAAATCGAGCCATCTGGGCAAGGGGATCGTGACCGTCGTCGATCTCGACAACGACCCGGACCATACCCCGCATCCTTGAGGGCGCGGGGGTTACGAAACGAAAAGGCCGGGGAGCGATCCCCGGCCTTTTTTATGTTCTCCCCTCCCTGGAAGGGAGGGGTTGGGGGTGGGTCTGGTCCGGGGGGACGGTGCCGGGCAGCGCGCCGGGCAGTCGTATCACGAGCACTCGACCCACCCCCGGCCCCTCCCTTTCAGGGAGGGGAGGTTTGCTCACCCCAGCTTGGCGTCGATCATCGCCTGCAGGTCGACCTCGGGGCGGGCACCGTAATGCGAGATGATCTCGGCGGCGCACAGCGCGCCCATCCGCAGCGAGGTCTGAACGTCGCGACCCTGTGCCTGGCCGCGCAGAAAGCCCGCGGCGAACAGGTCGCCCGCGCCCGTGGTGTCGACCACGCGCGCGATCGGCTCGGCGGCGACCGCGAAGCGCTCGCCGTCCTTCACCGCGATCGCGCCATGCTCGCTGCGCGTCACCACCAGCAGCGGCACCTGCGCCGCCGCCTTGGCAACCGCACCTTCGAAATCCTCGGTCTCGCACAAGGCGAGCAGCTCGTTCTCGTTGGCGAACAGGATGTCGATCAGGCCGTCGGCCATCAGCTGGCGGAAATCGCCGCCGTGGCGCGAGATGCAGAAGGTGTCCGACAGCGTGAAGGCGACGCGGCGCCCGGCGGCGCGCGCGATGTCGATGCCGGCGCGCATCGCCTGGCGGGGTTCTTCGGGATCCCAAAGATAGCCTTCGAGATACAGGATCGCGCCGGCTTCGATCAGCGACCGGTCGAGTGCGGCTTCGGGCAGGAACTGCGACGCGCCGAGAAAGGTGTTCATCGTCCGTTGGCCATCGGGGGTGACGAAGATCAGGCAGCGTGCGGTGGTCGGCTCGCCGGCGCGGACGCTGGTATCGAAGCGGATGCCCGCGGCGCGGATGTCGTGCGCGAAGACTTCGCCCAACTGGTCGTCGGCGACCTGGCCGATGAAGCCGCATTTGCCGCCGAGCGCCGCGATCCCCGCGACGGTGTTCGCCGCCGAACCACCCGAGACTTCGCGGCCCGGACCCATCTTGGCATAGAGCGCATCGGCTTCGGCGGGCGAGAACATCAACTGCATCGAGCCTTTGGTCATGCCCTGTTCGGCGATGAAGGCGTCGTCGGCTTGGCTGAGAATGTCGACAATGGCGTTGCCGATGGC
Coding sequences:
- the gmk gene encoding guanylate kinase; the encoded protein is MAHTIESDPHGFKRRGVLFVLSSPSGAGKSTIARKLLAADPDLRMSVSATTRQMRPGEVEGRDYQFVDLERFREMVADHAFLEWAHVFNHRYGTPRAQVEEILASGRDVLFDIDWQGAQQLFQIAGGDVVRVFILPPSMEELHQRLLNRATDPIEVIDARMARAAGEVSHWDGYDYVLVNDDVEKCFESVRTILAAERLKRSRQTGLIGFIRHMLKTA
- the fumC gene encoding class II fumarate hydratase, producing MTQTRQETDSIGAIAVPADAYWGAQTQRSIENFPFGAQERMPLGIVHAMAMVKHAAARVNRHHGLDREKVDAIEQAATEIVAGTHDDQFPLVIWQTGSGTQTNMNVNEVIAGRANEILTGNRGGKQPVHPNDDVNRGQSSNDSFPTALHVAAARAAYDHLFPALDRLAAAITAKAAAWDGIVKIGRTHLQDATPLTLGQEFSGYAAQLNACRNRIEEAVAHGVMKLAQGGTAVGTGLNAPKKFDQSMANELSALTGLPFVPAPNKFEALASNDALVHLSGALNTLAVALTKIANDIRLLGSGPRSGLGELDLPANEPGSSIMPGKVNPTQCEMLTMVAGQVIGNHMAVTVGGLQGHLELNVFKPLIGAAVLRSIDLLAVGMASFSQRCVEGLEANEGRIAELVDRSLMLVTALAPEIGYDASARIAKHAHEEGLTLKAAGLALGLVDEATFDRLVRPEEMTGR
- a CDS encoding GNAT family N-acetyltransferase, which codes for MTPTSIEVAQTPGDAEREAILAALSAYNDQAGPPIEQRLVAVTVRDDSGAIVGGLWGRIAYRWLFVQYLALPPMMRGQGIGTRLMRAAEGEALSSGCVGVWLDTFSFQAQGFYERLGYEPFARLDDYPPGESRIFLRKRLG
- a CDS encoding SspB family protein, whose translation is MTGTLPDSMIPYDEIVQEALRAVVGRVLGSVASSGGLPGDHHFYITFKTTAPGVDIPQRLIERFPDEMTIVIQHRYWDLTVDDNRFSVGLSFGQVPSMLVIPYSAITGFHDPAVNFELRFQAAEEPEGPEPHEPAENDPADAKPIEDGSNVVAVDFKRKK
- the hisB gene encoding imidazoleglycerol-phosphate dehydratase HisB encodes the protein MRTAHISRNTSETAIDVAVNLDGTGVYDISTGVGFFDHMLEQLSRHSLIDIELHAKGDLHIDQHHTVEDSALALGEAVAKALGDKRGIRRYADALSPMDEALVRVAIDISGRPWLVWKTAFTQTRLGEMDTELFQHWFHSFAQTAGLTLHVETLYGENNHHIIEAAYKGLARALREAVEIDPRKADTIPSTKGTL
- a CDS encoding YciI family protein, with protein sequence MSETMIRPGAPMCLVLLSYVRPIEEVDAQMAAHVAFLADAFEQGVLVIAGRRVPRTGGVLLFRGEPDAVEAVAATDPFVTSGVATFEVVAFTASMAAAEMAGVFA
- the hisH gene encoding imidazole glycerol phosphate synthase subunit HisH yields the protein MSVALIDYGAGNLHSVHNALKAAGATNIALTADPDAIRRADRIVLPGVGAFAACADGLRALPGMVEAIEERALRGGVPFLGICVGMQLMATTGEEMGVHAGLGWIKGSVRLLPASPDVRVPHMGWNDVMPTHAHPLIEPGEAYFLHSYAFDGADVLATTQHGGPVTAAIGRDNLIGIQFHPEKSQRYGIALLERFLAWRP
- the hisA gene encoding 1-(5-phosphoribosyl)-5-[(5-phosphoribosylamino)methylideneamino]imidazole-4-carboxamide isomerase, whose translation is MASLTIFPAIDLKAGQVVRLAEGDMDRATVYGDDPAAQARAFADAGADHLHVVDLDGAFAGGSVNGDAVRGVVAAFPGRVQLGGGIRDMAAVEGWLKLGVARVVIGTAALKDPEFVKRAAAAHPGRIVVAVDARDGMVATAGWADVSDVTVVDLARRFEDAGVAALLFTDVGRDGMLKGCNVEATVALARAVAIPVIASGGVAGIEDIAALVGHVGDGVEGVITGRALYDGRLDLAAAIAMACA
- the hisF gene encoding imidazole glycerol phosphate synthase subunit HisF; the protein is MTVRARVIPCLDVANGRVVKGVNFVDLRDAGDPVEQARAYDAAGADELCFLDITASHEARGTILDVVRRTAEVCFMPLTVGGGVRSAEDARALLLAGADKVAVNSAAVSRPEVVSDIAARFGSQCVVASVDARRSGDGWEVFTHGGRKATGIDAIEHAVRLAELGAGELLVTSMDRDGTRGGYDLDLIRAIAQRVRVPVVASGGVGGLGDLVAGIRDGGASAVLAASIFHFGEASIADAHAALAAAGIPVRRPVNALA
- a CDS encoding histidine triad nucleotide-binding protein, encoding MPIDATQPYDDGNIFARILRGEIPAKKVYEDEHAFAFHDINPQAPHHVLVIPKGRYVSWDDFSATADDAAIAGFVRAVGLVAREAGLVAPGYRLLANVGQDAHQEVPHLHVHIFAGRKLGPMLAG
- a CDS encoding amino acid permease: MKFGRVKPLDAILATAKAKSLEPTLGWFQLTLFGIGCVIGTGIFVLTSAGAQKAGPGLMLAFAIAGLICIVAALCYAEIAAMIPVAGSAYTYTYSVMGELLAWTVGWALVLEYAVAASAVAVGWSGYFSGTILNQFFGIQLPAWLAGGPLALGGVPGGFINLPAVVIAGLVTWLLMIGTNESAKVNAVLVAIKVTALTVFIVLTLPESEMANFNPFLPAGVFGGFGSGVGAVGAAATIFFAYVGFDAVSTAAEETKDPQRNVPIGLIGSLGFCTVFYILVAAGAIGTIGGQPIMGPGGVPFPAGSEALAQQCALPQYADMLVCSNEALAHVLRMIGFSTVGNLLGIAAFVALPSVILILLFGQTRIFFVMSRDGLLPESLSKIHPKWKTPYIVTAITGAVVAFAAAFLPVGQLADIANAGTLYAFAMVAVAVMMLRKSEPTRERKFRVPALWLVGPATIAGCIFLFLNLPFEAMIVLPAWGAIGLVIYYLYGYKSSHLGKGIVTVVDLDNDPDHTPHP
- a CDS encoding adenosine kinase, whose product is MTEPTLDVVAIGNAIVDILSQADDAFIAEQGMTKGSMQLMFSPAEADALYAKMGPGREVSGGSAANTVAGIAALGGKCGFIGQVADDQLGEVFAHDIRAAGIRFDTSVRAGEPTTARCLIFVTPDGQRTMNTFLGASQFLPEAALDRSLIEAGAILYLEGYLWDPEEPRQAMRAGIDIARAAGRRVAFTLSDTFCISRHGGDFRQLMADGLIDILFANENELLALCETEDFEGAVAKAAAQVPLLVVTRSEHGAIAVKDGERFAVAAEPIARVVDTTGAGDLFAAGFLRGQAQGRDVQTSLRMGALCAAEIISHYGARPEVDLQAMIDAKLG